A portion of the Glycine max cultivar Williams 82 chromosome 10, Glycine_max_v4.0, whole genome shotgun sequence genome contains these proteins:
- the LOC100784697 gene encoding zeatin O-glucosyltransferase: MLPSLINIQPKRYLSSPMASNEKTLPHQTQVVLIPFPAQGHLNQLLHLARHIFSHNIPVHYVGTATHIRQATLRDHNSNISNIIIHFHAFEVPPFVSPPPNPNNEETDFPSHLLPSFKASSHLREPVRNLLQSLSSQAKRVIVIHDSLMASVAQDATNMPNVENYTFHSTCAFTTFLYYWEVMGRPPVEGFFQATEIPSMGGCFPPQFIHFITEEYEFHQFNDGNIYNTSRAIEGPYIEFLERIGGSKKRLWALGPFNPLTIEKKDPKTRHICIEWLDKQEANSVMYVSFGTTTSFTVAQFEQIAIGLEQSKQKFIWVLRDADKGNIFDGSEAERYELPNGFEERVEGIGLLIRDWAPQLEILSHTSTGGFMSHCGWNSCLESITMGVPIAAWPMHSDQPRNSVLITEVLKVGFVVKDWAQRNALVSASVVENAVRRLMETKEGDEMRDRAVRLKNCIHRSKYGGGVSRMEMGSFIAHITK, translated from the coding sequence ATGCTGCCGTCCCTAATCAACATCCAACCCAAGAGGTACCTAAGTTCCCCAATGGCTTCGAATGAAAAAACCCTTCCTCATCAAACCCAAGTGGTTCTGATACCTTTCCCTGCACAAGGCCATCTCAATCAGCTTCTGCACCTCGCACGCCATATTTTTTCACACAACATACCAGTTCATTATGTTGGCACTGCCACACACATTCGTCAGGCCACACTTCGAGACCACAACTCCAATATTTCTAACATAATTATTCATTTCCATGCCTTTGAAGTTCCACCCTTTGTATCCCCTCCTCCCAACCCCAACAATGAAGAAACCGATTTCCCATCTCATCTACTTCCTTCATTTAAGGCCTCTTCGCATCTTCGCGAGCCTGTGAGGAATCTTCTTCAGTCCCTCTCATCTCAAGCCAAAAGGGTCATTGTCATCCATGACTCGTTAATGGCATCAGTGGCACAAGATGCCACAAACATGCCAAATGTTGAGAATTACACTTTTCACAGCACGTGTGCCTTTACCACCTTCCTTTATTATTGGGAGGTAATGGGAAGACCCCCGGTTGAAGGCTTCTTCCAAGCCACAGAAATTCCTTCTATGGGAGGATGCTTCCCACCCCAATTCATCCATTTCATTACTGAAGAGTATGAGTTCCATCAATTCAACGACGGCAACATTTACAACACAAGCAGGGCAATTGAAGGTCCTTACATAGAGTTTCTGGAGCGTATTGGTGGAAGCAAGAAGAGGCTTTGGGCACTGGGGCCTTTCAACCCTTTAACCATTGAGAAGAAAGATCCAAAAACAAGACACATATGCATAGAGTGGCTTGATAAACAAGAGGCGAATTCAGTCATGTATGTGTCTTTTGGGACAACAACAAGTTTTACAGTGGCACAATTTGAACAGATTGCAATTGGGTTGGAACAAAGCAAGCAGAAGTTCATCTGGGTGCTGAGAGATGCTGATAAAGGAAACATTTTTGATGGAAGTGAAGCAGAAAGGTATGAGCTTCCAAATGGGTTTGAGGAAAGAGTTGAAGGCATAGGGCTATTAATCAGAGACTGGGCACCCCAATTGGAAATTCTGAGCCACACTTCAACAGGGGGGTTTATGAGTCATTGTGGATGGAACTCTTGCTTAGAGAGCATAACCATGGGGGTGCCAATAGCAGCATGGCCTATGCACTCTGATCAACCAAGAAACTCAGTTTTGATCACAGAGGTGCTCAAGGTTGGGTTTGTTGTGAAGGATTGGGCACAAAGGAATGCATTGGTTAGTGCTTCAGTTGTTGAGAATGCTGTGAGAAGGTTGATGGAAACAAAGGAAGGTGATGAGATGCGGGACAGAGCAGTGAGGCTTAAAAATTGCATTCACAGGTCCAAATATGGAGGTGGAGTTTCTCGCATGGAAATGGGTTCTTTCATTGCTCACATCACTAAATAA
- the LOC102669698 gene encoding uncharacterized protein translates to MLNEQDKGKIDVSNMKQGDWLCPKCNFMNFTRNIRCLRCDSFFEERINQLKEDNNHLPLKKGDWICNKCNFLNFAKNTRCLQCKERTSNRQINPGEWCIYINFRRNMVFLKCDHRRLIVSKASSSSLQPQPEDIDHDKNSKFAFVAH, encoded by the exons ATGTTAAATGAGCAAGACAAGGGAAAAATAGATGTTTCAAATATGAAGCAAGGCGACTGGCTTTGCCCGAA ATGCAATTTCATGAACTTTACTAGAAACATTAGGTGCTTGCGCTGTGACAGCTTCTTTGAGGAAAGAATCAACCAATTGAAGGAGGATAATAATCACCTTCCTTTGAAGAAGGGAGACTGGATATGCAATAA atgCAATTTCCTAAATTTTGCAAAGAATACAAGATGTTTGCAATGCAAAGAAAGGACTTCCAATCGTCAAATTAATCCCGGGGAGTG GTGCATCTACATCAATTTCAGAAGAAACATGGTTTTCCTGAAATGTGATCATAGACGCCTTATAGTGTCAAAGGCTTCAAGCTCTTCCCTTCAACCTCAGCCAGAAGATATAGACCACGATAAGAATAGCAAATTTGCCTTTGTGGCACATTAG